The Fibrobacter sp. UWB4 genome includes a window with the following:
- a CDS encoding thymidylate synthase → MQQYLDLLKDIIDNGVDRSDRTGTGTRSVFGRQTRFDLSKGFPCLTTKKLHLRSIIHELLWFLKGDTNIKYLHDNKVTIWDEWADENGDLGPVYGHQWRSWPTPDGGHIDQIANLINSLKNNPDSRRHLVCAWNVAEVDKMALPPCHCLFQFYVGGVGASGKRKLSCQLYQRSADMFLGVPFNIASYSLLTMMLAQVCGYEAGEFVHTFGDLHLYSNHFDQAREQLSRTPRALPTMKMNPDVNDLFDFKFEDFELVNYDPWPTIKAPIAV, encoded by the coding sequence ATGCAGCAATACTTAGATCTTCTCAAAGATATTATCGATAACGGTGTGGACCGTTCCGACCGCACTGGCACCGGCACTCGCTCTGTGTTTGGCCGCCAGACTCGCTTTGACCTTTCCAAGGGCTTCCCGTGCTTAACGACCAAGAAGCTCCACTTGCGCAGCATTATTCACGAACTGCTTTGGTTCTTGAAGGGTGATACGAACATCAAGTACTTGCACGATAACAAGGTTACGATTTGGGACGAATGGGCCGATGAAAATGGCGACCTGGGTCCGGTTTACGGTCACCAGTGGCGCTCCTGGCCGACACCCGATGGCGGACATATCGACCAGATTGCAAACTTGATCAATAGCCTCAAGAACAATCCGGATTCCCGCCGTCACTTGGTTTGCGCCTGGAACGTTGCCGAAGTAGACAAAATGGCTTTGCCGCCGTGCCATTGCCTGTTCCAGTTCTACGTGGGCGGTGTTGGCGCTAGTGGCAAGCGCAAGCTCAGCTGCCAGCTTTACCAGCGCAGTGCCGACATGTTCCTCGGTGTGCCGTTCAACATTGCGTCTTATTCGCTCTTGACGATGATGCTTGCCCAGGTCTGCGGTTACGAAGCGGGCGAGTTTGTCCATACTTTTGGCGACCTTCATTTGTACAGCAATCACTTTGACCAGGCTCGTGAACAGCTTTCGCGTACGCCGCGTGCGCTTCCGACGATGAAGATGAATCCTGATGTCAATGACTTGTTCGATTTCAAGTTCGAAGATTTTGAACTTGTAAATTACGACCCGTGGCCGACCATCAAGGCTCCGATTGCGGTTTAA